Part of the Tolypothrix sp. PCC 7910 genome, ACTGTGTTAATTTTTGACCAATTTGAAGAATTTTTCTTCACTTATCCTGAACCAGCGCAGAGGCGACAATTTTTTGAGTTCTTGGGAGAATGTTTTAATGTTCTCTCTGTGAAAGTAATCCTGTCGTTGCGGTTAGATTACTTGCATTATTTGCTGGAATGTAACGATTTGCCGAATATGCAGATTATTAATAATGATATTCTCAGCAAAAATGTGCTTTATAAGTTGGGCAATTTCTCGCCTAGCGATGCGAAATCAATTATTCAGCGCTTAACTGAGAATACTAGCTTTCGCTTAGAACCTACGTTAGTTGACCAACTAGTGCAAGATTTAGCCAGCGAACTAGGGGAAGTGCGCCCAATTGAATTACAAGTGATAGGCGCACAATTACAGACTGAGAATATTACAACTTTGGCAGAATATCGGCAACGAGGCACCAAAGAACAACTAGTAAAGCATTATTTAAATGAAGTTGTTCATGATTGTGGTGCTGACAATCAGCAATTGGCAGATTTATTACTATATTTACTCACAGATGAGAAAGGAACTCGACCTCTGAGAACTTTGGTGGAATTAGAACGGGATTTACAAGCCTTTGTTAAGGAAGAGAATGAGACACGTAAGCAAAGAAATAGAAGGCGAAGGCTGAGAAAAAGTCAAAAATATCTCAATGAAACTCATAATTTACCGAAGGAATCATCTCTGAGCCAAAAATTAGAGTTAGTTTTAGAAATTTTTGTGAAATCAGGCTTGGTGGTTTTGTTAAAAGAAAACCCCGCAGGGCGTTATCAACTGGTACATGACTATTTAGCCGCCTTTATCCGCCAGCAACAAGAACCGAAGCTAAAAGAGTTAATGGCGGAACTCGAAAACGAAAGGAAGCAAAGAAAACTAGGTGAAGCAAAGCTAAATCGCTTACTCAAACTTGCTTTAATTGTTTCCGTTACCGCAGGATTAGTCTTCGGTAGTTTGGCGATTATCTCATGGCGATGGGCATTAGAGGCGGAAGCACAAAAAAAACAAGCGGAAATCAACGAAATTAACTCTCTGGTTAACTCCTCGGCTACTTTTTCCGCCTCTGGTCAAACCAGAGATGCGATTATTGAAGTCTTGAAAGCTGTGAAAAAACTGCAGAAATTAAATCCACCACCAGCCATTACCCAAATGCACGTTGTAGGAAGATTGCGGGAGGCTGTGTATTTACAACCCCAGAATAAATTTCAAGAACTGCAAACTCTCAGCGATCATAATAGTCCAGTCAATGGTGTCGCCTTTAGCCCAGATGGTCAACAATTAGCTTCTGGAAGTAATGACAGTACCATTAAAATCTGGGATGTCTCCACAGGTAAAGTTATACAAACTATTCCCCATCTAAGAGATGCTACGCCAACAGCAAGCTATATAGATAGCAGCTATCAAGACTCTGTTACTAGCATCGCTTTTAGTAGTGATGGCAAAAAATTAGCTTCAGGAAGTGAAGACAAGACCATCAAACTCTGGGATATTTCCAGCGGGAAACTACTGCAAACTTTTAATGGTCATAGCGGTTTAATCAAAACCATTGCTTTGAGTAGTGATGGTCAAAAATTAGCTTCTGGGAGTGAAGACAAGACCATCAAACTCTGGGATGTCACCACTGGAAAACTACTGCAAACCTTTAGCGGTCATAGCGATGTGGTTAATAGCGTCGCCTTCAGCAGTGATGGTCAAAAATTAGCTTCTGGGAGTAAGGACAAGACCATCAAACTCTGGGATATTAGCACCGGGAAAGTACTGCAAACATTTAATGGTCATAGCGATGCGGTTAATAGCGTCGCCTTCAGCAGTGATGGTCAAAAATTAGCTTCTGGAAGTGATGATAATACCATCAAACTCTGGAATTTCAACAACAGCAAAGTACCGCAAACTTTGAGCGGTCATAGCAATCCGGTGAATAGCGTTGCTTTTAGCAGGGATGGTAAGCAGCTGCTTTCTGGGAGTAACGATAAGACCATCAAACTTTGGGATGTCTCCACCGGCAAACTACTGCAAACTCTTAGCGGTCATCGGGAGGCGGTGAATAGCGTCGCCTTTAGAGGTGATGGTCAACAGTTAGTTTCTGGAAGCAACGATCACACCATCAAACTTTGGAATGTGACGATTGGGAAGGTACAGCAAACTCTTCCTTCCGACACTAACGCCAATAGCGGACATGAGGCTTGGGTCAATAGTTTCGCTTTTAGCAGTGATGGTAAACGGTTGGTTTCTGGGAGTAACGATTACGCCATCAAACTCTGGGATGTCACCACTGGTCAACTGCTGCACACATTTAGCGGTCATCGGGGGGCTGTAAATAGCGTCGCCTTGAGTAGCGATCGCAAAAAATTAGCTTCTGGAAGTGACGACAAGACGATCAAACTCTGGGATGTCAGCACTGGTCAACTCCTGCAAACCTTTCCTTCTGAAACCAACGCTAAAAATGGTCATCGCGATTGGGTCAAAAGCGTCGCCTTTAGCCCAGATGGTAAACAATTAGCTTCTGGTAGTAAAGATAAAACCATCAAAATTTGGGATGTCAACACTGGCAAAGTTCTGTACAATTTCCGTGGGTTTTTTGTATTTTTGAATAGTGGTCATCGCGACTCTGTTAATAGCGTTACCTTTAGCCCAGATGGAAAACAGTTGGCTTCTGGGAGTAGTGACAACACCATTAAAATTTGGGATGTCACTATTGGTAAACTGCTACAAACCCTACCAGGGGAACGCTACGCCAACAGCGGTCATCTCGATTGGGTTAATACTGTTGCTTTTAGTCTAGATGGAAAACGGTTGGCTTCTGGGAGTAATGACAACACCATCAAAATTTGGGAACTCTCCACAGGTAGAGTTTTGCAAACCCTTAACGGTCATAGCGATTTAGTTAATAGTATTGCCTTTAGCCCAGATGGGAAACAGTTGGTTTCTGGGAGTGATGACAGCACGATCAAACTCTGGGATGTCTCCACTGGGAAAGTTCTCAAAACCATAACTAGCAACTATGGTAATTGGGTGAGAAGTGTCGCCTTTAGTCCAGATGGAAAACGGTTAGCTTCTGCAAGTACAGACAACAAAATCACTCTGTGGAATTTCAACTTAGATGAGTTGGTGAAAGATGGTTGTGGCTTGATCAATAATTACTTAATTGTGCACCCGGAAACTTTAGCCGAACTCGACTCCTGTCAAAATCCCTCTCTGCTATTACAAGCAGCCACAGTCTTAATCATGCAAGGTGAGAAGTTAGCGCCAGTAGGCGATACCGATGGTGCGATCGCTAAATTCCGCCAAGCCCAAAAGTGGAATGCTAATTTAAAATTTGACCCAGAAGCGAAAGCCCAAGATTTAGCCGGGAGAGGAAAATAATGTGGTTCGGTGACTGTTGACTGTTGACTGTCCTGGTGAATGTTAGGATGTTGAAGTAGGTGCTTGACCAAAGAAGAAAAGTATACAAGCCCATAAATATTTATGGGAATTGTAATTGTGAAGTTTGAATTTTGAATTCCCCGCAGAGGTTGACTTCTTTTTATCGATGAATAAACCATTGGATGAAGCGCTTTCGGTTGAAATTTCTCAACAGATTAAAAGCAAGGCTAAAAAAACCTTTGATAATGCTTATAAAGCAGCGCTGGCGACTGATCAAGCCCAGTATGTCCAGGGATTTTTAGTGTTCCCTGGTAAGCCATATCAACCTATTGAACACGCTTGGATTGAATTAGCAGAGTCTATTGTCGATCCCAATCTACCGTTTCTGAAAAAAGACCCGCAGCAGCTTTACTATTTTCCAGCCGCAAGTTTTAATGTCACTGAACTCAAGGAAATTATCGAAGAATCAAAGGAAGATTATCCCGAAGATGACCCGCTACCCATCTATGGCGATGCACCTTATGAGTATTATGGTGATGTGATGTTGGGCGGTAAAAATTACTTGGATGCATATCAAGCCGCAGAAGCTAAATCCAAAGAAATTAATCAACCAAACTTTGAAAATAATTGACTGAATAAGTCAAAAGTTACAGAGACGCTATTAATCACGTCTGTACAAAAGTCAAAAGTAATACCAATTTGAAAAAAGAATGCGACATACTGTAGGGGCAAGGCAGTGCCCATTGGTGTCAACTTAAGAAGATTTTGCCCAAAGTTGTTGGGTGTAAGCGTCAATCTCACGATGGCGCTTACGCCTTGTTTTGACAAATCCAAACAGCTTTTGATGTTCGACAAGATAGGTCACAACTTCATTGGCATCACCACGGAGAACAGCTTGGGAGAAATGGTATAAACTAAGGAAAACCATCTCTGTAGAAATTCGGTCTAAAGGCTGCTGAAGAGCGAGAGTGCTTCGCACACGCTTCTCTGCCAGAGGCTTTGCCAACGCGAACGCTACATCGATGCATAATTGATTGAGAACAGCATAAAAAATCCAAGTGGCAAAAATTTGGATTTGTACGCCGTTTGTATCACCCACCCAGATATAAGCCAGACCCAAAAGCCGTTTTGTGAGCAGAAAAGCATCTTCAACACGCCAACGACGATATAATTCACATACCTGTTGGGCAGATAAGATTTGAGGATCAAGTACGTTTGTCAGATAGTAATACCAAGTTGAACCCCATAAAACAGAAACTAAACCTACCTGGCGCTCTTCAGGATGAGAGCGATATTCCCCCATAGATATAATTTCATCACGATAGAATGGGGCATGGGTCAAACAACGAATCACTTTGTAAGAAGTTTTTTCTCGCAGTCTTGTCAAAAAAAACTTATCAGCTTCTGTGAACGCATCAAACCAAGGAAACTTGAAAAATCCTAAATCAAAAATTAGCAATCCACCAATTGGTAGGCGTTCAAGTAATTGATCGCACCAAGTTTTATCATTGGCTTTGCTGTTTGTTGTATGCCAGGTTGTGACTGGGCGATGGGTAAACGCTTCTACCACCATCATGATTTTTCCAGTCAGTGTTTTTTCTTGTTCTTGTAGTGCTTTTAGCTTCCTTCTCAATGCTTCCAGGGTCGAACCGTCAGCGATCCAAATGGCTGTGAATCTACCACATACTAACTGCCAATTCTCTGGAATTGCTTGATGTTTTGGTTTGGTAATGGTTGTTTGTATTACTTGCTCAAAAATTTGTGCAAATAATTCAATTGGTAGTGCTTGCAATCTTTTGGAAATTGCTTGGGCACTTACTTCGATTCGCTCCACCCATAACAATCCTTCTTGTGACAATACCCTTTGCACTTCTCTTAAGCCAGGAATCTGACGATACACTAAACTCACAACGCTCGCCATCATCACTGGTCAAGTCAAGATTCTGTCTCGAAATTTTTTCTTGTCTTCGGTTTTATGCAACTTTAGTGGTTTAAAGTTCCTAGGAGATAGTAATGAAAATATTTCTTGCTCGATTTCCGCAATCCGCGGTGCTGGTACATGCTTTTGCTGCCGCAGATCTGGGTTTCCTGTTCGCGCTGGGCGTTTTCTACTCATGATGTATCACTAAGAACATCAATATTGATGTTCTTAGATTACATCTTATGCTTCCTTTAAGCTTAAGTTGACACCAATGGGCACCAGTAAGATATTGGATATGCCAAAAGATTGTGGATGCCGTGCCCCTACCCATCTGTGGCGTTCTTGTTTCACAATGCTATAACTACTCCAGAAAATGCGATCGCTTTTCTGATTTGATCGGTTAGCAAGATATTCATCGATAGTTATTGATTCGCCGTCCCTATACTCAGCGCGCACTGCTTGAACTTCTGCGAGTGTTTCTGCATCGTCTTCATACAATGCTTCTTCCGCTTCAAAAATCTGTTGCTCAATTAGTTCTTGAAGTTGACGTTTTTCTTGTAAATCAAGGGAAGATATTGCTTCTGCTAAAGCTTCTAAAGAGAGTTGTAGTTTAACAATAGCTGGCATTGTTCTCATACTAGTACACCAAGGCGTAAATATACATACCATTCCAACTCAGCGAAACGCTTACTCTGTCTTAATTTTGAATTTTGAATTCCGCCTTGCGGTACTAGGTGCGTTTTTTCGCATTTTGGCTCATGATGCTGATTTTAACAGTTATGTTTTTGCCAAGGCGAAATGGGGTTGTCGTCTTTTCTAGAGAATAGTAGGCGATTTCTACCACCAGCCGATGTAGCATCTACACAAAATCAGCCTTGTTTACCAAAATTACCTCATCCATAGAGAACTAGATCTCATTCACAACCAACGAGATCAAGTTGTCTATCAATCAGTACTCATCCATAGAGAACTAGATCTCATTCACAACCAACGAGATCAAGTTGTCTATCAATCAGTACTCATCCATAGAGAATTAGATCTCATTCATAACCAACGCGATCAAGTTGTCTATCAATCAGTACTCATCCATAGAGAACTAGATCTCATTCGTAACCAACAAGTTAATTTTTTGTGCCAAGTAGCTGCACTAGGTGATGAAAAATTGCGCCGCTACAAGCTGGGCTATATTAAGGGCGATCGCTCAAGATTACGCATAATTACAGAATTAAAATCCAAAATTTTGTTAAAAAAAGCTAAAAATTTGTTATTTTTGCTGAACCAGAATACACCTATTTTGAGACAAGCTAACAGTAGCACCGCAAAGCAAAATTCAAAATTCAAAATGAATCAACGTCAGCATTTTGATTGTTGAGAATAATAAATTTACGCGCTGCTGTAGTAGCAAAGTTCATCAGGAGTATATCTATGTGGCCCTACTCAAACGTTCATCTCGTATTCTCGAAAAAGCTCAACAGAGAGTTTCTGGAATGCAAGCTATCGATCCAAATCTTGATTTTGGCAATTCTACTAACTTGCAAACTATGAGAGAACAAATTGAGCAATTACGCGCTAAGCTTAACAGCCACAACACCGCTTTGGCTGTAATTGATGCTTCTAAAACTGATATTAAACAGTTAGAAAAAAGCTTGAGTGTTTTATGTGAAAATATGCTGATGTCTGTTGCTGGCAGATACGGAAAAGAAAGCACCGAATATGTGCAAGCTGGTGGAGTACTAAAGAGCGATCGCATCCGTAAAGGTACTATTACCCGCATCAAATCAGGTGTAGATAAACCACCTGTTGAGCCGGTAGAAACAGCATAAGTTAAGGAGACGCGATCAATCCTTGGAGACGCGATCAATCCTTAGATCAATCCTTGGAGACGCGATCAATCGCGTCTCTACAAGATTTAAAGGTCAATCGATTTATTTTATCCGAACTGGATTGCCTCATCTTTTATCGCACAGTCTCTCGTGTTAACTCCGCATCTATGGGTTTGACGAGGTAAATTCGCAACATATGCCAGATGATAGCGGTAATGACTGGTAATTTTTGCCAAAACTTGACAAACTTAGAGCGATCGCTGTTGTTAATCTCGGTAAGTTTCTGATTATTCTGGTAACACTGCTCTAAGCGCCAGAAAAACGCTGGGTGGCTTGTATCTAAAATTATGGGAAATGCTCTAGAGGCGGTGTTGTTTGTCTCTGCGATCACTTGGTTATTATACTTGCGTGGATGAATCCCGATAGATTCATAAAAACTGGCGCGTTCAAATACCGTAATTGTGTGGGTAACAAACACCGTCAGCAAGAAGAAACGCACCCACAACCTTGCTCTCCAGTTATCCCATAATTTTGGTTGCGACCTGAGCAACGCTTTAAAGAAATCTCCATGTCGGTTTTCATCTTGACACCAACTCTCAAATTTCCTGAACAGGGGATAAAACTGATAGTCAGGGTTTTTCTGCAAATGGCGATACATCAATATATAACGCCAATAGCCAATTTTCTCCGATAGGTAGACTGTATAGATAATCCACTCTGGCGGGAAAAACGTATAAGTACGGCTTTTAGTTAAGTAGCTCAAGTCTAGGGAAAGGTTAAAATCTGCCATTGACTTGTTTAAAAATCCCGCATGACGCGCTTCATCCCTGGCCATAAAATTAAAAGCATCCGCCAAAATCGGGTTTCTGTCTTTGAGACGGCGTGATATTTCCTTAAATAGTAGAAACCCGGAAAACTCGGAAGTACACGAACGTTCCAAAAAGTCAATAAAAGAATGCCGTGTTTCTCCTTCAATATGCTCCCAACTTTGCTTAAATTCTTCATCACGCACAAAATGATGGCGATTGTAGTCAGCCCGCAGCTCCTCTACAATTGCCAGTAACTCAGTCTCATGGGCTGAAATATCTAACTTTGCGATCGCCTCGAAGTCAGTAGTATAAAACCGGGGTGTTAATAATGTTTCTTTCACAGGCGCTTTTACACCTGGCTTTAGTAACTGAGGCTCCGGAGTTTCAACAGACTTCACCATGAGAATCCTTCTCTCGCTCTATCCTTCAATAGCTATATAAGCATAATATATTGTTGAGAACAGTTAAGTTGTGCGAAGGGATTAGGGACTGGGGACTGGTGACTGGGTACTAAGGATGGGGTACTGGGGATGGGGATGAGGGGAAATAACAAAGACCCAATGACCAATGCCCTATGCCCCATTCCCAATGCCCATTTCAAAATGTGCCTTCCCTGACAGACAAAAATAAAGAAATATTAATACTTTAATAGTTATACAAATATAAATAGTTAAATATTTTTGGGAGAGATAAAAAGAGCAGGAATGAGCATTGAGAGTATATTTGCCGTAATACTGATGCTAATGCTGCTTAAACCCAAAATTTGGTGTTTGGTAATGGGTAATGGCTAATTGGTAATTGCTATTCTCCCCTTGTCTCCCTCATCCCCCTAATCTCCCCAATCCCAGTCCCCAATCCCCAGTCCCCAGTCCCTCTTTAGCAGACATCCTGAGTCGGTGGCTGTACAGAAATCTGGCGCTTGAAATTAAGGAAACAAAATGAGTAGCAATTTAGCTGTCAAACTACGCTCTGGAACTGAAAAAGCTCATACAGCAGCAGAAAATGTAGGCTTTATGAAATGTTTTCTCAAAGGAGTTGTAGATAGAGACTGCTTTGCGAAGTTTTTGAGTAATTTGTATTTTGTTTATAGCGAACTAGAAGCGGCAATTGTAACTAATGTTAACAATCAGGCGATCGCAGCTGTTTACTTTCCAGAACTGAATCGGCAAGCTGCTCTAGAAAAGGACATGATGTTTTACTATGGAAAGCAATGGCGAAAGCAAATTGCCCCTGCAACTGCCACTCAAACATTCGTCGCCAGAATTCGGGAATTATCTGCTACTGAACCTACCCTATTGTTAGGACACGCCTATACACGCTACATGGGCGACCTTTCTGGTGGTCAGATGTTGCAAAAAATTGCTCAATCAACTTTGCAATTATCTGGCTACGAAGGTACAAATTTTTATAATTTTGACCAAATACCCGACAAAACGGCATTTAAACACAAATACCGTCAGGCTTTGGATGCATTACCCATCGATGATGCAACCGCCAACCAAATTGTCGCAGAAGCTAACAATGCCTTTCATTTGAATATGCAAATGGTGCAAGGCTTAGAGGCGAATTTAATTCAAGCCATCGGTCAAGCCTTATTTAACAGCCTAACTAAATTAAAGGGTGAAGGGTAAAGGGTCAAGGGTGAAAGGTCAAGAGTGAAAATAATTCTCCCTCATCTCCCTAATTCCCAGTCCCCAGTCCCCATTACCCCTTATCCCCAGAGGGGGCCCCGAGTTCCCCAATCCCCAGTCCCCAAACCGGAGGTTTTAATGGTCTTTCTCTTACCTGGTGTCAAGTTTGATTTGGAGATGATTCAAAAGTATGATTCTCCAGTACCTAGATACACTAGTTATCCACCTGCTACTGAGTTAAGCGAAGCATTTACCACCACCGATTTACAAAATGCGATCGCAGCCTCGAATCAACGTAAAACTCCTCTGTCTTTATATTTCCACATTCCTTTTTGTCAGACGGCTTGCTATTTTTGCGGCTGTAATACGGTAATTTCTAACAATAAGAATATTGCCAAACCTTACTTAGAACATTTAGCTCAAGATATTAAACAAACAGCCGCTTTAATTGATTCCGATCGCCAAGTTCTGCAAATTCATTGGGGTGGCGGTACACCTAATTATTTAGACCGTGAGCAAGTTGAGTTTGTGTGGCAACACATTACTCAAAATTTCACTATTGACCCAAAAGCAGAAATTTCTATTGAAATCAACCCCCGTTATGTAGATAAAGATTACATTTTATTTCTCAGGGAATTAGGATTTAATCGCATTAGCTTTGGCATTCAAGATTTTAATCACCAAGTACAAGTGGCGATTAATCGTATCCAACCAGAAGAAATGCTCTTTGATGTCATGAGTTGGATCAGAGAAGCAGAATTTGAAAGCGTAAATGTAGACTTGATTTATGGTCTTCCCTATCAAACTCGGCAGAGCTTTCGAGAAACAGTCAAAAAGACAATCAAGTTAGACCCAGATAGGATTGTGGTCTTTAACTTTGCTTATATTCCCTGGATTAAACCTGCACAAAAAAATATTCCTGAAGAGGCGTTACCGAAGCCACAAGAAAAGCTAGACATCCTCAAAATGACCATTGAAGAACTCACAAATAATGAGTATCTGTTCATTGGTATGGATCATTTTGCTAAATCTAACGATGAACTAGCGATCGCGCAACGTAATGGCACTCTGCGGCGTAATTTTCAAGGCTATACCACCCACGCTGAAACAGAATTATTTGGTTTTGGAGCGACATCTATCAGTATGTTAGAAGATGCGTATTTCCAAAACCACAAACAATTAAAAGAATATTATCAGGCAATTTCTACAGGGAGTTTGCCATTGAGTAAAGGCATTAAATTAACTCAAGATGACATTATTAGACGCGATGTCATCATGGGTATTATGTCGCATTTTCAATTGCACAAGCAAGATATCACAGATAAATATCAAATCTGTTTTGACGAATACTTCGCCCATGAGCTAGAGATGTTAAAACCTCTAGAAGCCGATGGACTGGTTAGCTTATCAAAAAATTACATCCTAGTTACAGACATTGGCAGATTGCTGGTAAGAAATATTGCCGTCATCTTTGATAACCACATGAGAATCAAAGAAAAGCATTTCTCGAAGGCAATATAAATGGGGCGGCTATTTATATAAGTAAAAATAGAATGACTGTAGGGTGGAATGCAACTCACTTGAGCGAGATTTAGATCCTCGCAGTAACTTTTGCTTAAGTCAGTGCCATTCGACTGTAGGGTGTGTTAGGCGCTTATTTTCGATATGATTTGCCACGAAATAACTATCATAGCGCCTAACGCACCATCCACGCGGCGGTGCGTTACGGCTAAATTTAATTGTCTCTTAGTCCCAAATTCTTTCATAGCCGTAACACACCCTACTGGGCTAACACAGATGGGGAGATATAGAACCCGACACTCCGAGTTTGGAAGGCGATAATTTCATCTTTTTACTCGACACTCCGAGTTCGGAACCTCACCTTTTCCCCTGCTCCCTGCCCCCTGCCCCTTGCCCTCCTATTGACCCAAACCTAAGATTCAACAGATAATATGCCATCTTGACTTCAATTAGATACTATTGATGCTAGATAATGGGAAAGCTTTGACATTTTACTGCCCATCTAGAGCTGAAGAACACAATTAACTACTATGCGAACTCACTATTGCGGCGCGCTCCGAAAAGAACATATTGGAGAAACTGTTACCTTGTACGGATGGGTAGACCGTCGCCGCGATCATGGGGGCGTGATATTTTTAGATTTACGCGATCGCTCTGGTATTGTCCAGATTGTTAGCGATCCGCAACGTACTCCAGATTCCTACGAACAGGCTAATACGATCCGGAATGAATACGTTGTGGAAATCACTGGTAAAGTGACACAACGTCCCGACGAATCCCTCAATTCCCGCATTCCCACAGGCGAGGTAGAAATTTACGCCGAGAAAATTAATTTACTGAACAGTGTTAGGAAACAGTTACCTTTCCAAGTTTCCACAGCTGACACTGAAAACGTGCGAGAAGAATTGCGATTGAAATATCGTTATTTAGATTTACGCCGGGAACGCATGGCGCAAAATATTCAATTGCGTCATCAAGTTGTGAAAGCTATGCGGCGCTACTTGGAAGACGTGGAAGGTTTTATCGAAGTTGAAACCCCCGTACTAACTCGTTCTACCCCAGAAGGGGCGCGGGATTACATTCTCCCCAGCCGTGTTAACCCTGGTGAATGGTTCGCTTTACCGCAGTCACCGCAATTATTCAAACAATTGCTGATGGTATCTGGTTTGGACAGATATTATCAGATTGCTCGTTGCTTCCGCGATGAAGACTTACGCGCTGACAGACAACCAGAATTTACCCAGTTAGACATGGAAATGAGTTTCATGTCTCAAGAAGAAATTATCGAACTCAACGAGAAGTTAGTTTCTTACATCTTCAAAACTGTTAAAGGAATTGAGTTACATCATCCCTTCCCGCGTATTACCTATGCTGAAGCGATGGAACGCTACGGTAGTGACAAACCAGATACCCGCTATGGTTTGGAACTAGTGAATGTTTCTGATGTATTGAAAGATTCCGGTTTTAAAGTTTTCCGCGATGCGATCGCTCACGGTGGTATTGTGAAAATCCTACCGATTCCCAACGGTAACGATGCGATTTCTAATGTCCGCATCAAACCAGGCGGAGACTTATTTAAAGAAGCTAGCGAAGCTGGGGCGAAGGGTTTAGCTTATATCCGCGTCAGAGAAAACGGCGAAATTGACACCATCGGTGCAATTAAAGACAACCTCACTGCTGAACAAAAACAGGAAATATTAGAGCGTACAGGCGCAAAAGCAGGCCATTTACTGTTATTTGGGGCTGGTGATACAGTTACCGTTAACAAAACTTTAGATAGATTACGGCAAGCGATCGCTAAAGAATTTGCGTTAATAGATCCAGATAAAATCAACTTGCTGTGGATTACCGATTTCCCCATGTTTGAGTGGAATGCTGACGAAAAACGCTTGGAAGCATTACACCACCCATTTACCGCACCTCATCCCCATGACTTGGATGATTTAAAAACCGCCCGCGCCCAAGCCTACGACTTAATATTTAACGGCTTTGAAGTTGGCGGTGGTAGTCGCCGGATTTATCAGCGAGAAGTTCAAGAACAGGTGTTTGAAGCCATCGGCTTGTCACCGGAAGAAGCTCAAAATAAATTCGGCTTTCTCATGGAAGCCTTTGAATATGGTACACCGCCGCATGGTGGCATCGCCTATGGTTTAGATCGGTTAGTGATGTTGCTAGCTGGGGAAGAATCGATTCGTGATGTCATTGCTTTTCCGAAGACACAACAAGCCCGTTGCTTGTTAACGGATGCACCTTCCAGCGTTGATGCTAAACAGTTAAAAGAATTGCACGTGGCTTCCACTTACAAGCCCAAGGCTTAGTAGTGACGAAGTAGAATTTGGTTCTGCATTCAAAGAAGCGATCGCTATTTTAACAAGCGATCGCTTCTTTTATGATTCACATAACTGTATAAGCAGCACGAGTATCGTGTTTGCAAGCGATAACCTTGCGTTATAGGAAGTTTCTCAGCCTTGAAGCCTAAACTTGGACTTTTGACTCTGGACAACTATTCAAGAGTCTGAAGCAGCATTTTGTCTATTGTATGTAGAAGAATATTTTTTATAAAGTCTCGTAAATCTATCGGAATTATGTATAATTACTAAAATACGGTTTATCGCTAGACTTGCCGTATTTAATAAACACGAATAAAAGTAACCTAACAAAGCAAATTTCACAGCCGTAAATCGGGATATGTAGATATTTGCTGGATTTGGTTTGCTTATTTGCAAAGCTTCTCAAACCTGACTCAATAC contains:
- a CDS encoding ribosome assembly protein 4, with translation MNDNHPPENNDRTLQQLAWALEASVGQFKLILAKCNYTNLRDRLLVQLPKICRVEISILTIQQTNRTLYSAIREEFGEKLPACLMVVGLEDVQDLPQMLSSANQVREEFRKHCPFPLVLWINDEVHKQLMQVAPDLESWAITRNFAISKQDLVAFLQKTADQWFRNNLSLSLAGYRRLETELQAAQRDLLDDTEFNSLEIQADIVSLLGLIKQVNHQLDAALEHYQTALTLWQKTNNLERQVKIIGNIALCYYLKAAKYLDINNYNWQKTQDYLQQYIDLLAQIQNPQLIADAIEQLGDILRDVRIWQQFQNLADQLKSFAQQALVIHQVNNQPRELAKDYGFLAEVALVQKSWQDANDFIQQALQIWSAIPHVESGLFSELPEKLIAAHDFSLYQFILALSQYHLGQIQDAITSLETAKKHTNPLKDLKLYIQILDYLQRLYFEQQEYAQAYEIKQQQRSVEQQFGLRAFIGAGRLGSTKQVFAETVASATLKENISPEIAASGRLLDVERLIERIGRPDYKLIVIHGQSGVGKSSLINAGLVPALKQKAIGIQDNLPVVMRFYSHWEEELGRVMFEALRERRDGEDRGDEGDEGDEGGESLSLEVQALASEQEISHLEHERPSSKREISHLEHERPSSEHDTPSLEHERPSSEHDTPSLEHERPSSEHDTPSLYAQTSSSSPLSSSSRLNLLAQLRENEAKNLRTVLIFDQFEEFFFTYPEPAQRRQFFEFLGECFNVLSVKVILSLRLDYLHYLLECNDLPNMQIINNDILSKNVLYKLGNFSPSDAKSIIQRLTENTSFRLEPTLVDQLVQDLASELGEVRPIELQVIGAQLQTENITTLAEYRQRGTKEQLVKHYLNEVVHDCGADNQQLADLLLYLLTDEKGTRPLRTLVELERDLQAFVKEENETRKQRNRRRRLRKSQKYLNETHNLPKESSLSQKLELVLEIFVKSGLVVLLKENPAGRYQLVHDYLAAFIRQQQEPKLKELMAELENERKQRKLGEAKLNRLLKLALIVSVTAGLVFGSLAIISWRWALEAEAQKKQAEINEINSLVNSSATFSASGQTRDAIIEVLKAVKKLQKLNPPPAITQMHVVGRLREAVYLQPQNKFQELQTLSDHNSPVNGVAFSPDGQQLASGSNDSTIKIWDVSTGKVIQTIPHLRDATPTASYIDSSYQDSVTSIAFSSDGKKLASGSEDKTIKLWDISSGKLLQTFNGHSGLIKTIALSSDGQKLASGSEDKTIKLWDVTTGKLLQTFSGHSDVVNSVAFSSDGQKLASGSKDKTIKLWDISTGKVLQTFNGHSDAVNSVAFSSDGQKLASGSDDNTIKLWNFNNSKVPQTLSGHSNPVNSVAFSRDGKQLLSGSNDKTIKLWDVSTGKLLQTLSGHREAVNSVAFRGDGQQLVSGSNDHTIKLWNVTIGKVQQTLPSDTNANSGHEAWVNSFAFSSDGKRLVSGSNDYAIKLWDVTTGQLLHTFSGHRGAVNSVALSSDRKKLASGSDDKTIKLWDVSTGQLLQTFPSETNAKNGHRDWVKSVAFSPDGKQLASGSKDKTIKIWDVNTGKVLYNFRGFFVFLNSGHRDSVNSVTFSPDGKQLASGSSDNTIKIWDVTIGKLLQTLPGERYANSGHLDWVNTVAFSLDGKRLASGSNDNTIKIWELSTGRVLQTLNGHSDLVNSIAFSPDGKQLVSGSDDSTIKLWDVSTGKVLKTITSNYGNWVRSVAFSPDGKRLASASTDNKITLWNFNLDELVKDGCGLINNYLIVHPETLAELDSCQNPSLLLQAATVLIMQGEKLAPVGDTDGAIAKFRQAQKWNANLKFDPEAKAQDLAGRGK
- the acsF gene encoding magnesium-protoporphyrin IX monomethyl ester (oxidative) cyclase gives rise to the protein MVKSVETPEPQLLKPGVKAPVKETLLTPRFYTTDFEAIAKLDISAHETELLAIVEELRADYNRHHFVRDEEFKQSWEHIEGETRHSFIDFLERSCTSEFSGFLLFKEISRRLKDRNPILADAFNFMARDEARHAGFLNKSMADFNLSLDLSYLTKSRTYTFFPPEWIIYTVYLSEKIGYWRYILMYRHLQKNPDYQFYPLFRKFESWCQDENRHGDFFKALLRSQPKLWDNWRARLWVRFFLLTVFVTHTITVFERASFYESIGIHPRKYNNQVIAETNNTASRAFPIILDTSHPAFFWRLEQCYQNNQKLTEINNSDRSKFVKFWQKLPVITAIIWHMLRIYLVKPIDAELTRETVR